The DNA segment AATAGTTTCCAAAGAGGCCGAATTTTTGTAGCATATTTCCGCCTATGGCAACGCCATTATGGCAGGTAATACATCCAGCTTCCATAAATGTTTTTAAGCCTGTTTTTTCTTCGGTAGTTAGTGCATTTTCATCTCCGTCTAACCATTTATCAAAACGGCTGGGAGGGTGCAATTGTCGTTCAAATGCGCCTATGGCTTTGGTAATATTGTCAAAAGTGATGGGTTGGGTAGAACCCGGAAAAGCCTTGGCAAAAAGAGTTTTGTATTCTTCGACACCGCTAAGAGGTTGTTTAAAAATGGTGTAAAAATTGTTAAATTATTTAATATCACATNNNNNNNNNNNNNNNNNNNNGTATATTGCTGATTATTAATCAGATAATTAAGCAAGTATGAAAGCCTACCCAACCAACCTAACTGATATTCAGTACGAAGCTATTGAAAAAATAGTAAATGATAACAGGAAAAGAAAGCATCCTTTAAGATGTATTGTAGACGCATTATTGTACATCACCAAAACTGGTGTTCAATGGAGATTGCTGCCTAAAGATTTCCCTAAGTGGCAACTCGTTTATTATTATTTCAGAAAATGGACAGCAGAAGGGCTTATTGAAGAAATACATGATTTTTTGCGTGATAAGTTAAGAAAGGAAAAAGGAAAACATGTTTCACCAAGTCTTGGATTAATTGATAGTCAAACTGTTAAAACTTGTTCTTTCTCGTTATCAAACGGTTATGACGGAAACAAGAAAATTAAAGGAAGAAAAAGACATATTATTACTGACACATTCGGATTTATTATAGCTATTGTGATTCATAACGCTGATATTCAGGACAGAGAAGGAGCTAAATATGTTCTTGAAGAATTAAGATATAAGTACCCTAGATTGACAAAAATATTGGCAGATCAAGGTTATACCGGTAACTTAGCTGAATGGATTTTAAAAAGTTT comes from the Bacteroidia bacterium genome and includes:
- a CDS encoding IS5 family transposase is translated as MKAYPTNLTDIQYEAIEKIVNDNRKRKHPLRCIVDALLYITKTGVQWRLLPKDFPKWQLVYYYFRKWTAEGLIEEIHDFLRDKLRKEKGKHVSPSLGLIDSQTVKTCSFSLSNGYDGNKKIKGRKRHIITDTFGFIIAIVIHNADIQDREGAKYVLEELRYKYPRLTKILADQGYTGNLAEWILKSLNYTLEIVKKVAGISGFNVLPKRWIVERTFGWLGFQRRLVNDYEFHPECSTSFVHLAMIRIMLNRIKK